From Granulicella sp. WH15, the proteins below share one genomic window:
- a CDS encoding EamA family transporter, with the protein MPPTASSSPSASAPERPNPSQNASRILIAFGCVYFFWGSTFVAIRFGVAVLPALVLSSARYLIAGPLMLALCALGGLRLRQSWRNLGILALIGVLMLGLGNTGLVWSEQFLSSGFASLLIASIPLFVAILETVLPNGERLRTRGWLGIAVGFTGLLILVIPGLRESRHGHSGQLIGATVAIASAFVWSCASVLARRSRLPVSPFVAAGWEMTFGGLFNVLLTLAFGGRSGGFGAAHFSMQAALSVAYLVVFGSLVGYSSYVYLLDNVPVAKVSTYAYINPIVAVILGAIFLRERMVAIEYAGMTAILIAVYLVTSSKLQSGAPAAIEECVAAEPPA; encoded by the coding sequence GTGCCCCCCACAGCCTCATCATCGCCTTCGGCGAGCGCCCCCGAGCGCCCAAATCCGAGCCAGAACGCCTCCCGCATCCTGATCGCCTTCGGCTGCGTGTACTTCTTCTGGGGATCGACCTTCGTCGCCATCCGCTTCGGCGTGGCCGTACTGCCCGCGTTGGTGCTCTCGAGCGCGCGCTACCTCATCGCCGGGCCGCTGATGCTGGCACTCTGCGCCCTCGGCGGCCTGCGCCTGCGCCAGAGCTGGCGCAACCTCGGCATTCTCGCGCTCATCGGCGTGCTGATGCTGGGCCTGGGCAACACCGGGCTGGTCTGGTCGGAACAGTTCCTCTCAAGCGGCTTCGCCTCCCTGCTCATCGCCAGCATCCCCCTCTTCGTCGCGATACTTGAAACCGTGCTGCCCAACGGCGAGCGCCTGCGCACACGCGGCTGGCTGGGCATCGCCGTCGGCTTCACAGGACTGCTCATCCTGGTCATTCCAGGCTTGAGGGAGAGCCGCCACGGCCACTCCGGCCAGCTCATCGGCGCGACCGTCGCCATCGCCTCGGCCTTTGTCTGGTCCTGCGCCTCGGTGCTCGCTCGCCGATCTCGCCTGCCGGTCAGCCCCTTCGTCGCAGCGGGCTGGGAGATGACCTTCGGCGGCCTCTTCAACGTCCTGCTCACGCTGGCCTTCGGGGGCCGCAGCGGCGGCTTCGGCGCGGCGCACTTCAGTATGCAGGCGGCCCTATCGGTTGCGTATCTGGTGGTCTTCGGTTCGCTCGTCGGCTACAGCTCGTACGTCTACCTGCTCGACAACGTGCCGGTCGCAAAGGTCTCGACCTACGCGTACATCAACCCCATCGTCGCAGTGATCCTCGGAGCCATCTTCCTGCGTGAGCGCATGGTGGCCATCGAGTACGCCGGAATGACCGCCATCCTGATCGCGGTCTACCTCGTCACCAGCAGCAAGCTCCAGTCCGGCGCGCCCGCTGCCATCGAAGAGTGCGTCGCCGCCGAGCCGCCAGCTTAA
- a CDS encoding gamma-glutamylcyclotransferase family protein: protein MPAELFVYGTLHPERAPEEIAAAVGKLRPVGQGTIRGKLYDLGEFPAVVVNGGRGQKVSGSVFALPDDPETLASLDDYEEFSPSDPTNSLFVRSKRMVTLADGRRRLCWVYVYNKELPKAG from the coding sequence ATGCCAGCCGAACTCTTTGTTTACGGAACTCTGCATCCCGAGCGAGCGCCTGAAGAGATCGCCGCCGCGGTCGGCAAGCTGCGGCCCGTGGGGCAGGGGACGATCCGGGGCAAGCTTTACGATCTGGGCGAGTTTCCCGCCGTCGTCGTCAACGGCGGCAGAGGGCAGAAGGTGTCGGGTTCGGTCTTTGCACTGCCCGACGACCCGGAGACGTTGGCCAGCCTCGATGATTACGAGGAGTTCAGCCCCTCCGATCCTACCAACAGCCTCTTCGTCCGCTCCAAGCGGATGGTGACCCTGGCTGATGGCCGTCGCCGTCTCTGCTGGGTCTATGTCTACAACAAGGAACTTCCGAAGGCCGGTTAA